A single genomic interval of Acaryochloris thomasi RCC1774 harbors:
- the cydB gene encoding cytochrome d ubiquinol oxidase subunit II yields the protein MDTLTYFLPQVWFGILALFLFLYVMLDGFDLGVGILSLTASTEERRGMLMTSLGNVWDANETWLVLMGGALFGAFPLAYATILSALYIPILMMIFGLIFRAVSFEFREHSDNKRLWNLAFAGGSFLAALGQGFALGGVLAGIKVDAAGHFIGSTWDWLSLPSVVMALTVIQGYVLIGSTYLITKTEGELQTNHYRTANLAAWTTLLGAIALTITTPIFFEYARIRLFNPPQVYIFSVIPPLGVLLIGLLLRSLKQRKERAPFIWTILIFLLTFVALALVVFPYIIPTEITIYEASAALSSLVFMLVFIGVLIPIMLAYNVYQYVVFGGKVTGEQPEA from the coding sequence ATGGATACGTTGACTTATTTTTTGCCACAGGTGTGGTTTGGCATCTTGGCGCTGTTCTTGTTCCTCTACGTAATGCTGGACGGGTTTGATCTGGGAGTAGGGATTCTCTCCCTGACGGCTTCGACGGAGGAACGTCGGGGTATGTTGATGACTAGCCTTGGCAATGTCTGGGATGCGAATGAGACTTGGCTAGTGCTGATGGGTGGCGCACTGTTTGGGGCCTTTCCATTGGCCTATGCCACTATTCTCAGTGCGCTTTATATTCCAATTTTGATGATGATTTTTGGCCTTATTTTTCGGGCTGTCTCCTTTGAATTTAGGGAGCACTCCGACAATAAGCGCCTCTGGAATCTAGCTTTTGCAGGCGGGAGCTTTTTAGCTGCTCTGGGACAAGGTTTTGCTTTGGGAGGGGTCTTAGCGGGTATTAAAGTCGATGCTGCAGGTCACTTTATTGGTTCGACTTGGGACTGGCTCAGTTTGCCTTCGGTGGTTATGGCACTGACGGTAATTCAGGGCTATGTGCTGATCGGGTCTACCTATCTAATTACGAAAACAGAGGGCGAGCTGCAAACCAACCACTACCGGACGGCAAATCTTGCAGCCTGGACAACTTTGTTGGGAGCCATAGCGCTCACGATCACGACACCAATCTTCTTTGAGTATGCTCGGATTCGCTTGTTTAACCCACCTCAGGTTTATATTTTTTCGGTCATTCCGCCACTAGGTGTATTGTTGATTGGTCTCCTGCTCCGCAGCCTTAAGCAGCGAAAAGAGCGCGCACCGTTTATATGGACGATTTTGATCTTTTTGTTGACGTTTGTTGCCTTGGCGCTGGTGGTGTTTCCCTATATTATTCCGACAGAAATTACAATTTATGAGGCGTCGGCAGCTCTTAGTTCACTGGTCTTTATGTTGGTATTCATCGGTGTCCTGATCCCAATTATGCTGGCTTACAACGTTTATCAGTACGTTGTATTTGGAGGCAAGGTAACAGGAGAGCAACCCGAGGCTTAA